A window from Cryptomeria japonica chromosome 1, Sugi_1.0, whole genome shotgun sequence encodes these proteins:
- the LOC131052262 gene encoding uncharacterized protein LOC131052262 encodes MICVGNAQSMKQKNEQPGIHSQHANLLLEAPTSESSWTNEKHSLHLNSMEEAFVSRLYTYPCKRWRADRGEIASVFRLDLNEEVESGFSNGQELFGFAESEPEKPSLYHDVQNNSKECGLKEKCSSNDTTQENDRNGRRKKR; translated from the exons ATGATATGCGTAGGGAATGCCCAAAGCATGAAACAGAAGAATGAGCAACCAGGGATCCACTCACAACACGCCAACCTG TTGTTGGAGGCTCCCACATCAGAATCATCATGGACCAATGAAAAACACAGCTTGCATCTCAATTCCATGGAGGAAGCCTTTGTCTCACGTCTTTATACATATCCCTGTAAAAGATGGCGAGCAGATAGAGGAGAAATAGCCTCTGTATTTAGACTCGATTTAAATGAG GAAGTTGAGTCTGGATTTTCCAATGGTCAAGAACTGTTTGGGTTTGCTGAAAGTGAACCAGAGAAGCCTAGCCTATATCATGatgttcaaaacaattcaaaagagTGTGGATTGAAGGAGAAATGCAGCAGTAATGATACAACTCAGGAAAACGATAGAAATG GGAGAAGGAAGAAGAGGTAG